The window ttcgcacaagagcacaaacagatctgggaccaggcttctACAATAATAAGCGATTTTTTAAAGAAAGATTAGAAGTATCTCATCACCTTGACTGTCTGAATGGCCCCGCCCCCTCTGTGCTCTCTCAGGATCTCGATGGCTTTGTCGGGAGTCATGGAGACGGACAGCTTgagcagcagacaggcagcaaCTGTTGAAGACAGACCGACGGAGAGAGACATCCCGTTTAGAGTCATGTTGTTGACGATGTTGCGACAGAGACACCCGTTCAGAGtcaagaaaaaataaaaataacaacacaTACTTAGTCCAGAGCGACCCAGGCCTCCGTAACAACTGGGGAGAGAAGCACAGAGAACATGAGTAGTTAAACACTTGTTCGTTTTGTAAAGACAAAAACCTACACTTTAAAAACAGAAACCACCATCGCAAATCTTTTGATTTTGCGCCAATATGAGCTAAAATGAATACATCAAGTCAAACGTGAACTTCTCAACAAAAAAAAAGGTGCATAATTGTATTGCATGACACCATCCGTAATCCATACGAAATACTCTTTCCTACTCACTGGATGACAGTCTTCCTGTTGTTGTGTAGGTTGGCCTGCAGTGCCTCCAGTATCTGGCAGCAGTGCTCCAGGTCGGGGGTGCCCCCGTCAGGGAAGGGCAGGTGGTGCACCCGGAGCCCCTGCAGCCTGTAGGCCTCCAGGAGGCGAGGCACACGGTACTTATGGAGCTCTCCCTGgtacagaacacaaacacatcctCCACCCCCTGGTTCTGCAGCTCACCTGGACAAAAGACgtgaagatatatatatatatataatactgtAGGTGTcccccaaa is drawn from Coregonus clupeaformis isolate EN_2021a chromosome 25, ASM2061545v1, whole genome shotgun sequence and contains these coding sequences:
- the cdkn3 gene encoding LOW QUALITY PROTEIN: cyclin-dependent kinase inhibitor 3 (The sequence of the model RefSeq protein was modified relative to this genomic sequence to represent the inferred CDS: inserted 1 base in 1 codon), producing the protein MVYLPAAMRTSEFDSSSDEEEVCEEELTPFQISWLPLSAAECSQFIGICPLPGCKFKDIRRNLQRDVGELQNQGVEDVFVFCTXGELHKYRVPRLLEAYRLQGLRVHHLPFPDGGTPDLEHCCQILEALQANLHNNRKTVIHCYGGLGRSGLIAACLLLKLSVSMTPDKAIEILREHRGGGAIQTVKQYNFLHEFREKYSAYQESKAVSTERSVSR